One region of Juglans microcarpa x Juglans regia isolate MS1-56 chromosome 7S, Jm3101_v1.0, whole genome shotgun sequence genomic DNA includes:
- the LOC121240882 gene encoding uncharacterized protein LOC121240882, with the protein MEEMEEVWRKLKLNDEEDCLIEVEKGVRGSMDLKGRRSLVRKIISERRIGRKIARSMMEKVWKVGKPLEFQEIGGNYFVITFVNRSDKMKVLDGCPWLFDSYLFVLLHFDGEMQPSLFDFDHAYMWVQMLNLPLSYMNKQMGELIESSIGKVMEVDVQEDGSAWGRCLRVKVECDLRRPVA; encoded by the coding sequence ATGGAGGAAATGGAGGAAGTTTGGAGGAAATTGAAGCTGAATGATGAGGAGGACTGTTTGATTGAGGTTGAGAAAGGTGTACGTGGCTCGATGGACCTGAAGGGGCGAAGAAGTCTGGTAAGGAAGATAATCTCTGAACGTAGGATCGGGAGAAAAATTGCTAGATCTATGATGGAAAAAGTATGGAAGGTTGGTAAGCCTCTGGAATTTCAAGAAATTGGAGGTAATTACTTTGTGATTACCTTTGTTAATCGGAGTGATAAGATGAAGGTTCTCGATGGCTGTCCATGGTTGTTTGATAGTTACTTATTTGTGCTGCTTCATTTTGATGGTGAAATGCAACCTAGTCTGTTTGATTTTGATCATGCTTATATGTGGGTGCAAATGTTAAATCTGCCTTTGAGTTATATGAATAAGCAGATGGGGGAACTAATTGAGAGTTCAATAGGGAAGGTTATGGAGGTTGATGTACAGGAAGATGGCTCGGCTTGGGGGAGATGCCTGAGGGTGAAGGTAGAATGTGATTTGAGAAGACCTGTAGCTTGA
- the LOC121241176 gene encoding uncharacterized protein LOC121241176 isoform X1, whose translation MRTPVCTLQEIDYSSEYSSPSQGSHGERERERKRERRNSPLCDHLTTHPNATMQSLKRLIPRSSVLSARLSRHQEKLFLLPSQHLARASSIRFFDIYQLGNKAAIEKERARLADEMNRGYFADISELNQHGGKIATANKIIIPAVAAMKFPGLEVNYSDGKTLKLPITSNGDMVAADKAAVPKATLICLSFRANSQAMIDSWSGPFLDTYRNSDDVRLYEVSFIDSWFLCWNPIKQLLLRMMKKSNYGGKDAVQKQVVYSFGDHYYFRKDLKILNLLTGYMFLLDKFGRIRWQGFGLANEEELSSLLSCTSLLLEEK comes from the exons ATGCGAACCCCAGTTTGCACTTTGCAGGAGATAGACTATAGTTCAGAGTACAGTTCTCCGTCGCAGGGTTCtcacggagagagagagagagagagaaagagagagaggcgaaATTCACCTCTCTGTGATCACCTCACTACCCACCCAAACGCAACGATGCAGAGTTTGAAGCGATTGATACCCCGATCTTCGGTGCTCAGTGCTCGGCTTTCGAGGCACCAAGAGAAGCTCTTCCTGCTTCCTTCACAGCATTTGGCTCGAGCGTCCTCCATTCGCTTCTTCGACATTTACCAG CTGGGAAACAAGGCGGCAATCGAGAAAGAGCGTGCTCGACT TGCAGATGAGATGAACAGGGGATACTTTGCGGATATTTCAGAGCTCAATCAACATGGTGGTAAG ATTGCAACggcaaataaaattataattcctGCAGTGGCAGCCATGAAGTTTCCTGGCTTAGAAGTGAACTACTCTGATGGTAAAACATTGAAGCTCCCCATCACTTCCAATGGAGATATGGTTGCTGCTGACAAAGCAGCCGTCCCAAAGGCAACTTTGATATGTCTCTCATTCCGAGCAAATTCCCAG GCAATGATTGATTCTTGGAGTGGACCTTTTCTAGATACTTACAGAAATTCAGATGATGTTCGGCTATATGAG GTGTCATTTATAGACTCTTGGTTTTTATGCTGGAACCCTATTAAGCAGCTGCTGCTTCGGATGATGAAGAAATCTAATTATGGAGGGAAGGATGCAGTTCAGAAGCAAGTTGTATATTCATTTGGTGACCATTATTACTTCCGAAAAGATCTGAAAATTCTGAACCTTCTCACCGG ATATATGTTTCTTCTCGACAAATTTGGTAGAATAAGATGGCAAGGCTTTGGTTTGGCTAATGAGGAGGAGCTGTCATCCCTTCTT
- the LOC121241176 gene encoding uncharacterized protein LOC121241176 isoform X2, producing MNRGYFADISELNQHGGKIATANKIIIPAVAAMKFPGLEVNYSDGKTLKLPITSNGDMVAADKAAVPKATLICLSFRANSQAMIDSWSGPFLDTYRNSDDVRLYEVSFIDSWFLCWNPIKQLLLRMMKKSNYGGKDAVQKQVVYSFGDHYYFRKDLKILNLLTGYMFLLDKFGRIRWQGFGLANEEELSSLLSCTSLLLEEK from the exons ATGAACAGGGGATACTTTGCGGATATTTCAGAGCTCAATCAACATGGTGGTAAG ATTGCAACggcaaataaaattataattcctGCAGTGGCAGCCATGAAGTTTCCTGGCTTAGAAGTGAACTACTCTGATGGTAAAACATTGAAGCTCCCCATCACTTCCAATGGAGATATGGTTGCTGCTGACAAAGCAGCCGTCCCAAAGGCAACTTTGATATGTCTCTCATTCCGAGCAAATTCCCAG GCAATGATTGATTCTTGGAGTGGACCTTTTCTAGATACTTACAGAAATTCAGATGATGTTCGGCTATATGAG GTGTCATTTATAGACTCTTGGTTTTTATGCTGGAACCCTATTAAGCAGCTGCTGCTTCGGATGATGAAGAAATCTAATTATGGAGGGAAGGATGCAGTTCAGAAGCAAGTTGTATATTCATTTGGTGACCATTATTACTTCCGAAAAGATCTGAAAATTCTGAACCTTCTCACCGG ATATATGTTTCTTCTCGACAAATTTGGTAGAATAAGATGGCAAGGCTTTGGTTTGGCTAATGAGGAGGAGCTGTCATCCCTTCTT